In a genomic window of Drosophila takahashii strain IR98-3 E-12201 chromosome 3L, DtakHiC1v2, whole genome shotgun sequence:
- the PAN3 gene encoding PAN2-PAN3 deadenylation complex subunit PAN3 isoform X1, giving the protein MSTFLNNFFPADTAAMDPIFFSPTNGIPSESKLATYMNRQNVATPSGYGLNNGFSLLNLDSPLNKKSQVTPQSPEFIPTRISSTPNFYAPYHNAPMQLSNGLNGVNGLTAAAAAAAAAAAAASVSSSTSSVSSASVTISKTANGGASMLALQKSASIATVTIAQQQQQQQQQPQHPQKQQQHPQPVGGGAVSAASAPIAISGAPPNPAAAPFVSNMSAQTPLKGRSAMLRQESPTAAMLSGGGPGEKSPPHGMTPHGASPIPTSLPTSVHQENVGGTIYFYPTANAQNNQPVVNSVVVDSTHPAHHGVSAVAPMSAGVPPTMMYTGHVYPGPSSNVITLQPKTLLESAFFMPDEMRSEILARNEISNLIMDAAEAAQHALPMEVDNYHALYPLEPPAQPMHAKLTLPASTYRATHNTTGYKYCLRRLHGFRLQSTKCMTLVEMWKKLQHTNVVQLREVFTTKAFGDNSLVLVYDYYPGSQTLLAKYFTPAPETNGYTDPFQGEARPFSHKSNMQRTSNGPLLPEATIWSIIMQLTAGLKAIHHAGLACKVLDPTKIIVTGKRVRFSSCCISDITQFDPNAANPLALVNMHQQDDLTALGRLVLALACRCLQSVQRDNVQSSIDMVTRNYSTDLRNFIVYLFTTNNRRSVTDLMPMIGARFYTQLDALQSQIDMQEDELAKEMENGRLYRILVKLNSINERPDFNLDCTWSETGDRYMLKLFRDYLFHSVTEDGRPWLDHAHIVQCLNKLDAGSIERVQLMSRDEQSVLIVSYAELKNCLENAFSELMSSAAN; this is encoded by the exons ATACGGCTGCTATGGATCCAATTTTCTTCTCGCCAACGAATGGTATACCGTCAGAGAGTAAACTCGCTACTTATATG AATCGACAGAATGTCGCCACACCGAGCGGTTATGGGCTGAATAACGGGTTCTCACTACTTAATTTGGATTCGCCCCTAAATAAAAAGTCCCAG GTCACGCCGCAGTCGCCCGAGTTCATTCCAACGCGCATAAGCTCGACCCCCAATTTCTACGCACCATATCACAACGCGCCCATGCAATTGAGTAATGGGCTCAACGGCGTCAATGGGTtaacagccgcagcagcagccgccgcagccgcagcagccgcCGCCTCAGTTTCCTCATCCACGTCATCGGTGTCCTCCGCCTCGGTGACCATCAGCAAAACGGCCAACGGCGGCGCCTCCATGCTCGCCCTGCAAAAGTCCGCCTCGATCGCCACTGTAACCAtcgcacaacagcaacagcaacagcagcagcagccacagcatccacagaaacagcaacagcatcCTCAGCCAGTGGGCGGTGGGGCGGTGTCCGCCGCCTCGGCCCCCATTGCGATCAGTGGCGCACCACCGAATCCCGCCGCAGCTCCATTCGTCAGCAATATGTCCGCCCAGACGCCGCTCAAGGGACGGAGCGCCATGCTGCGCCAGGAATCGCCCACGGCAGCGATGCTTTCGGGCGGAGGACCCGGCGAGAAGTCGCCACCACACGGGATGACGCCGCACGGAGCATCGCCCATACCCACTTCGCTGCCTACCAGCGTCCATCAG GAGAACGTCGGCGGCACCATCTACTTCTATCCAACTGCCAACGCACAGAACAACCAGCCCGTCGTCAATTCCGTGGTGGTGGACTCTACGCATCCGGCCCACCACGGGGTGAGTGCCGTGGCACCGATGAGCGCGGGCGTACCGCCGACCATGATGTACACGGGGCATGTGTATCCGGGACCGTCCTCCAACGTGATCACCCTGCAGCCGAAGACGCTGTTGGAGTCGGCCTTCTTCATGCCCGACGAGATGCGCTCCGAAATCCTTGCCCGCAACGAGATCTCTAACCTGATCATGGACGCAGCGGAGGCTGCGCAGCACGCCCTGCCGATGGAGGTGGACAACTATCATGCGCTGTATCCGCTGGAGCCGCCGGCACAGCCGATGCACGCCAAGCTCACGCTTCCCGCCAGCACTTATAGGGCCACGCACAATACGACGGGCTACAAGTACTGTCTGCGGAGGTTACATG GTTTCCGCCTGCAGTCGACCAAGTGCATGACGCTGGTGGAGATGTGGAAGAAGCTGCAGCACACGAATGTGGTACAATTGCGTGAGGTGTTCACGACGAAAGCATTTGGTGATAACT CTTTAGTATTAGTGTACGACTATTATCCCGGCTCACAAACATTACTGGCCAAATACTTCACACCGGCGCCAGAGACCAACGGGTACACTGATCCATTCCAAGGCGAGGCCCGCCCCTTCAG TCATAAGAGCAACATGCAGCGAACGAGCAATGGACCCCTGCTGCCGGAGGCCACCATTTGGTCCATCATCATGCAGCTGACCGCTGGATTAAAGGCCATCCACCATGCCGGTCTGGCTTGCAA GGTTCTGGATCCCACAAAGATCATAGTGACGGGCAAGCGGGTACGGTTTAGCTCCTGCTGCATCTCGGACATAACGCAATTCGATCCGAATGCGGCCAATCCCTTGGCACTGGTTAATATGCATCAGCag GACGATCTGACCGCTCTGGGTCGCTTAGTATTAGCTTTGGCCTGTCGCTGCCTTCAATCCGTGCAACGCGACAACGTCCAGTCGAGCATCGATATGGTCACGCGAAACTACTCCACCGATCTGCGAAACTTTATAGT TTACCTCTTCACCACGAATAACCGTCGCTCGGTGACCGATCTGATGCCCATGATTGGTGCCCGCTTCTACACCCAACTGGATGCCCTGCAGAGCCAAATTGATATGCAGGAGGATGAGCTGGCCAAGGAGATGGAAAACGGTCGGCTATATCGCATTTTGGTCAAACTAAACAGCATCAACGAGCGACCCGA CTTCAATTTGGACTGCACTTGGTCCGAGACTGGTGATAGATACATGTTGAAATTATTCCGTGATTATTTGTTCCATTCCGTCACTGAGGATGGCCGGCCCTGGCTAGATCACGCACACATTGTACAATGCCTCAACAAGCTGGATGCTGGCTCCATAGAGCGC GTGCAACTGATGTCCCGCGACGAGCAATCGGTACTCATCGTCTCCTATGCTGAACTCAAGAATTGTCTGGAGAACGCCTTCTCCGAACTGATGTCAAGTGCGGCCAACTGA
- the PAN3 gene encoding PAN2-PAN3 deadenylation complex subunit PAN3 isoform X3 yields the protein MSTFLNNFFPADTAAMDPIFFSPTNGIPSESKLATYMVTPQSPEFIPTRISSTPNFYAPYHNAPMQLSNGLNGVNGLTAAAAAAAAAAAAASVSSSTSSVSSASVTISKTANGGASMLALQKSASIATVTIAQQQQQQQQQPQHPQKQQQHPQPVGGGAVSAASAPIAISGAPPNPAAAPFVSNMSAQTPLKGRSAMLRQESPTAAMLSGGGPGEKSPPHGMTPHGASPIPTSLPTSVHQENVGGTIYFYPTANAQNNQPVVNSVVVDSTHPAHHGVSAVAPMSAGVPPTMMYTGHVYPGPSSNVITLQPKTLLESAFFMPDEMRSEILARNEISNLIMDAAEAAQHALPMEVDNYHALYPLEPPAQPMHAKLTLPASTYRATHNTTGYKYCLRRLHGFRLQSTKCMTLVEMWKKLQHTNVVQLREVFTTKAFGDNSLVLVYDYYPGSQTLLAKYFTPAPETNGYTDPFQGEARPFSHKSNMQRTSNGPLLPEATIWSIIMQLTAGLKAIHHAGLACKVLDPTKIIVTGKRVRFSSCCISDITQFDPNAANPLALVNMHQQDDLTALGRLVLALACRCLQSVQRDNVQSSIDMVTRNYSTDLRNFIVYLFTTNNRRSVTDLMPMIGARFYTQLDALQSQIDMQEDELAKEMENGRLYRILVKLNSINERPDFNLDCTWSETGDRYMLKLFRDYLFHSVTEDGRPWLDHAHIVQCLNKLDAGSIERVQLMSRDEQSVLIVSYAELKNCLENAFSELMSSAAN from the exons ATACGGCTGCTATGGATCCAATTTTCTTCTCGCCAACGAATGGTATACCGTCAGAGAGTAAACTCGCTACTTATATG GTCACGCCGCAGTCGCCCGAGTTCATTCCAACGCGCATAAGCTCGACCCCCAATTTCTACGCACCATATCACAACGCGCCCATGCAATTGAGTAATGGGCTCAACGGCGTCAATGGGTtaacagccgcagcagcagccgccgcagccgcagcagccgcCGCCTCAGTTTCCTCATCCACGTCATCGGTGTCCTCCGCCTCGGTGACCATCAGCAAAACGGCCAACGGCGGCGCCTCCATGCTCGCCCTGCAAAAGTCCGCCTCGATCGCCACTGTAACCAtcgcacaacagcaacagcaacagcagcagcagccacagcatccacagaaacagcaacagcatcCTCAGCCAGTGGGCGGTGGGGCGGTGTCCGCCGCCTCGGCCCCCATTGCGATCAGTGGCGCACCACCGAATCCCGCCGCAGCTCCATTCGTCAGCAATATGTCCGCCCAGACGCCGCTCAAGGGACGGAGCGCCATGCTGCGCCAGGAATCGCCCACGGCAGCGATGCTTTCGGGCGGAGGACCCGGCGAGAAGTCGCCACCACACGGGATGACGCCGCACGGAGCATCGCCCATACCCACTTCGCTGCCTACCAGCGTCCATCAG GAGAACGTCGGCGGCACCATCTACTTCTATCCAACTGCCAACGCACAGAACAACCAGCCCGTCGTCAATTCCGTGGTGGTGGACTCTACGCATCCGGCCCACCACGGGGTGAGTGCCGTGGCACCGATGAGCGCGGGCGTACCGCCGACCATGATGTACACGGGGCATGTGTATCCGGGACCGTCCTCCAACGTGATCACCCTGCAGCCGAAGACGCTGTTGGAGTCGGCCTTCTTCATGCCCGACGAGATGCGCTCCGAAATCCTTGCCCGCAACGAGATCTCTAACCTGATCATGGACGCAGCGGAGGCTGCGCAGCACGCCCTGCCGATGGAGGTGGACAACTATCATGCGCTGTATCCGCTGGAGCCGCCGGCACAGCCGATGCACGCCAAGCTCACGCTTCCCGCCAGCACTTATAGGGCCACGCACAATACGACGGGCTACAAGTACTGTCTGCGGAGGTTACATG GTTTCCGCCTGCAGTCGACCAAGTGCATGACGCTGGTGGAGATGTGGAAGAAGCTGCAGCACACGAATGTGGTACAATTGCGTGAGGTGTTCACGACGAAAGCATTTGGTGATAACT CTTTAGTATTAGTGTACGACTATTATCCCGGCTCACAAACATTACTGGCCAAATACTTCACACCGGCGCCAGAGACCAACGGGTACACTGATCCATTCCAAGGCGAGGCCCGCCCCTTCAG TCATAAGAGCAACATGCAGCGAACGAGCAATGGACCCCTGCTGCCGGAGGCCACCATTTGGTCCATCATCATGCAGCTGACCGCTGGATTAAAGGCCATCCACCATGCCGGTCTGGCTTGCAA GGTTCTGGATCCCACAAAGATCATAGTGACGGGCAAGCGGGTACGGTTTAGCTCCTGCTGCATCTCGGACATAACGCAATTCGATCCGAATGCGGCCAATCCCTTGGCACTGGTTAATATGCATCAGCag GACGATCTGACCGCTCTGGGTCGCTTAGTATTAGCTTTGGCCTGTCGCTGCCTTCAATCCGTGCAACGCGACAACGTCCAGTCGAGCATCGATATGGTCACGCGAAACTACTCCACCGATCTGCGAAACTTTATAGT TTACCTCTTCACCACGAATAACCGTCGCTCGGTGACCGATCTGATGCCCATGATTGGTGCCCGCTTCTACACCCAACTGGATGCCCTGCAGAGCCAAATTGATATGCAGGAGGATGAGCTGGCCAAGGAGATGGAAAACGGTCGGCTATATCGCATTTTGGTCAAACTAAACAGCATCAACGAGCGACCCGA CTTCAATTTGGACTGCACTTGGTCCGAGACTGGTGATAGATACATGTTGAAATTATTCCGTGATTATTTGTTCCATTCCGTCACTGAGGATGGCCGGCCCTGGCTAGATCACGCACACATTGTACAATGCCTCAACAAGCTGGATGCTGGCTCCATAGAGCGC GTGCAACTGATGTCCCGCGACGAGCAATCGGTACTCATCGTCTCCTATGCTGAACTCAAGAATTGTCTGGAGAACGCCTTCTCCGAACTGATGTCAAGTGCGGCCAACTGA
- the PAN3 gene encoding PAN2-PAN3 deadenylation complex subunit PAN3 isoform X2 produces the protein MDPIFFSPTNGIPSESKLATYMNRQNVATPSGYGLNNGFSLLNLDSPLNKKSQVTPQSPEFIPTRISSTPNFYAPYHNAPMQLSNGLNGVNGLTAAAAAAAAAAAAASVSSSTSSVSSASVTISKTANGGASMLALQKSASIATVTIAQQQQQQQQQPQHPQKQQQHPQPVGGGAVSAASAPIAISGAPPNPAAAPFVSNMSAQTPLKGRSAMLRQESPTAAMLSGGGPGEKSPPHGMTPHGASPIPTSLPTSVHQENVGGTIYFYPTANAQNNQPVVNSVVVDSTHPAHHGVSAVAPMSAGVPPTMMYTGHVYPGPSSNVITLQPKTLLESAFFMPDEMRSEILARNEISNLIMDAAEAAQHALPMEVDNYHALYPLEPPAQPMHAKLTLPASTYRATHNTTGYKYCLRRLHGFRLQSTKCMTLVEMWKKLQHTNVVQLREVFTTKAFGDNSLVLVYDYYPGSQTLLAKYFTPAPETNGYTDPFQGEARPFSHKSNMQRTSNGPLLPEATIWSIIMQLTAGLKAIHHAGLACKVLDPTKIIVTGKRVRFSSCCISDITQFDPNAANPLALVNMHQQDDLTALGRLVLALACRCLQSVQRDNVQSSIDMVTRNYSTDLRNFIVYLFTTNNRRSVTDLMPMIGARFYTQLDALQSQIDMQEDELAKEMENGRLYRILVKLNSINERPDFNLDCTWSETGDRYMLKLFRDYLFHSVTEDGRPWLDHAHIVQCLNKLDAGSIERVQLMSRDEQSVLIVSYAELKNCLENAFSELMSSAAN, from the exons ATGGATCCAATTTTCTTCTCGCCAACGAATGGTATACCGTCAGAGAGTAAACTCGCTACTTATATG AATCGACAGAATGTCGCCACACCGAGCGGTTATGGGCTGAATAACGGGTTCTCACTACTTAATTTGGATTCGCCCCTAAATAAAAAGTCCCAG GTCACGCCGCAGTCGCCCGAGTTCATTCCAACGCGCATAAGCTCGACCCCCAATTTCTACGCACCATATCACAACGCGCCCATGCAATTGAGTAATGGGCTCAACGGCGTCAATGGGTtaacagccgcagcagcagccgccgcagccgcagcagccgcCGCCTCAGTTTCCTCATCCACGTCATCGGTGTCCTCCGCCTCGGTGACCATCAGCAAAACGGCCAACGGCGGCGCCTCCATGCTCGCCCTGCAAAAGTCCGCCTCGATCGCCACTGTAACCAtcgcacaacagcaacagcaacagcagcagcagccacagcatccacagaaacagcaacagcatcCTCAGCCAGTGGGCGGTGGGGCGGTGTCCGCCGCCTCGGCCCCCATTGCGATCAGTGGCGCACCACCGAATCCCGCCGCAGCTCCATTCGTCAGCAATATGTCCGCCCAGACGCCGCTCAAGGGACGGAGCGCCATGCTGCGCCAGGAATCGCCCACGGCAGCGATGCTTTCGGGCGGAGGACCCGGCGAGAAGTCGCCACCACACGGGATGACGCCGCACGGAGCATCGCCCATACCCACTTCGCTGCCTACCAGCGTCCATCAG GAGAACGTCGGCGGCACCATCTACTTCTATCCAACTGCCAACGCACAGAACAACCAGCCCGTCGTCAATTCCGTGGTGGTGGACTCTACGCATCCGGCCCACCACGGGGTGAGTGCCGTGGCACCGATGAGCGCGGGCGTACCGCCGACCATGATGTACACGGGGCATGTGTATCCGGGACCGTCCTCCAACGTGATCACCCTGCAGCCGAAGACGCTGTTGGAGTCGGCCTTCTTCATGCCCGACGAGATGCGCTCCGAAATCCTTGCCCGCAACGAGATCTCTAACCTGATCATGGACGCAGCGGAGGCTGCGCAGCACGCCCTGCCGATGGAGGTGGACAACTATCATGCGCTGTATCCGCTGGAGCCGCCGGCACAGCCGATGCACGCCAAGCTCACGCTTCCCGCCAGCACTTATAGGGCCACGCACAATACGACGGGCTACAAGTACTGTCTGCGGAGGTTACATG GTTTCCGCCTGCAGTCGACCAAGTGCATGACGCTGGTGGAGATGTGGAAGAAGCTGCAGCACACGAATGTGGTACAATTGCGTGAGGTGTTCACGACGAAAGCATTTGGTGATAACT CTTTAGTATTAGTGTACGACTATTATCCCGGCTCACAAACATTACTGGCCAAATACTTCACACCGGCGCCAGAGACCAACGGGTACACTGATCCATTCCAAGGCGAGGCCCGCCCCTTCAG TCATAAGAGCAACATGCAGCGAACGAGCAATGGACCCCTGCTGCCGGAGGCCACCATTTGGTCCATCATCATGCAGCTGACCGCTGGATTAAAGGCCATCCACCATGCCGGTCTGGCTTGCAA GGTTCTGGATCCCACAAAGATCATAGTGACGGGCAAGCGGGTACGGTTTAGCTCCTGCTGCATCTCGGACATAACGCAATTCGATCCGAATGCGGCCAATCCCTTGGCACTGGTTAATATGCATCAGCag GACGATCTGACCGCTCTGGGTCGCTTAGTATTAGCTTTGGCCTGTCGCTGCCTTCAATCCGTGCAACGCGACAACGTCCAGTCGAGCATCGATATGGTCACGCGAAACTACTCCACCGATCTGCGAAACTTTATAGT TTACCTCTTCACCACGAATAACCGTCGCTCGGTGACCGATCTGATGCCCATGATTGGTGCCCGCTTCTACACCCAACTGGATGCCCTGCAGAGCCAAATTGATATGCAGGAGGATGAGCTGGCCAAGGAGATGGAAAACGGTCGGCTATATCGCATTTTGGTCAAACTAAACAGCATCAACGAGCGACCCGA CTTCAATTTGGACTGCACTTGGTCCGAGACTGGTGATAGATACATGTTGAAATTATTCCGTGATTATTTGTTCCATTCCGTCACTGAGGATGGCCGGCCCTGGCTAGATCACGCACACATTGTACAATGCCTCAACAAGCTGGATGCTGGCTCCATAGAGCGC GTGCAACTGATGTCCCGCGACGAGCAATCGGTACTCATCGTCTCCTATGCTGAACTCAAGAATTGTCTGGAGAACGCCTTCTCCGAACTGATGTCAAGTGCGGCCAACTGA
- the PAN3 gene encoding PAN2-PAN3 deadenylation complex subunit PAN3 isoform X4: MDPIFFSPTNGIPSESKLATYMVTPQSPEFIPTRISSTPNFYAPYHNAPMQLSNGLNGVNGLTAAAAAAAAAAAAASVSSSTSSVSSASVTISKTANGGASMLALQKSASIATVTIAQQQQQQQQQPQHPQKQQQHPQPVGGGAVSAASAPIAISGAPPNPAAAPFVSNMSAQTPLKGRSAMLRQESPTAAMLSGGGPGEKSPPHGMTPHGASPIPTSLPTSVHQENVGGTIYFYPTANAQNNQPVVNSVVVDSTHPAHHGVSAVAPMSAGVPPTMMYTGHVYPGPSSNVITLQPKTLLESAFFMPDEMRSEILARNEISNLIMDAAEAAQHALPMEVDNYHALYPLEPPAQPMHAKLTLPASTYRATHNTTGYKYCLRRLHGFRLQSTKCMTLVEMWKKLQHTNVVQLREVFTTKAFGDNSLVLVYDYYPGSQTLLAKYFTPAPETNGYTDPFQGEARPFSHKSNMQRTSNGPLLPEATIWSIIMQLTAGLKAIHHAGLACKVLDPTKIIVTGKRVRFSSCCISDITQFDPNAANPLALVNMHQQDDLTALGRLVLALACRCLQSVQRDNVQSSIDMVTRNYSTDLRNFIVYLFTTNNRRSVTDLMPMIGARFYTQLDALQSQIDMQEDELAKEMENGRLYRILVKLNSINERPDFNLDCTWSETGDRYMLKLFRDYLFHSVTEDGRPWLDHAHIVQCLNKLDAGSIERVQLMSRDEQSVLIVSYAELKNCLENAFSELMSSAAN; the protein is encoded by the exons ATGGATCCAATTTTCTTCTCGCCAACGAATGGTATACCGTCAGAGAGTAAACTCGCTACTTATATG GTCACGCCGCAGTCGCCCGAGTTCATTCCAACGCGCATAAGCTCGACCCCCAATTTCTACGCACCATATCACAACGCGCCCATGCAATTGAGTAATGGGCTCAACGGCGTCAATGGGTtaacagccgcagcagcagccgccgcagccgcagcagccgcCGCCTCAGTTTCCTCATCCACGTCATCGGTGTCCTCCGCCTCGGTGACCATCAGCAAAACGGCCAACGGCGGCGCCTCCATGCTCGCCCTGCAAAAGTCCGCCTCGATCGCCACTGTAACCAtcgcacaacagcaacagcaacagcagcagcagccacagcatccacagaaacagcaacagcatcCTCAGCCAGTGGGCGGTGGGGCGGTGTCCGCCGCCTCGGCCCCCATTGCGATCAGTGGCGCACCACCGAATCCCGCCGCAGCTCCATTCGTCAGCAATATGTCCGCCCAGACGCCGCTCAAGGGACGGAGCGCCATGCTGCGCCAGGAATCGCCCACGGCAGCGATGCTTTCGGGCGGAGGACCCGGCGAGAAGTCGCCACCACACGGGATGACGCCGCACGGAGCATCGCCCATACCCACTTCGCTGCCTACCAGCGTCCATCAG GAGAACGTCGGCGGCACCATCTACTTCTATCCAACTGCCAACGCACAGAACAACCAGCCCGTCGTCAATTCCGTGGTGGTGGACTCTACGCATCCGGCCCACCACGGGGTGAGTGCCGTGGCACCGATGAGCGCGGGCGTACCGCCGACCATGATGTACACGGGGCATGTGTATCCGGGACCGTCCTCCAACGTGATCACCCTGCAGCCGAAGACGCTGTTGGAGTCGGCCTTCTTCATGCCCGACGAGATGCGCTCCGAAATCCTTGCCCGCAACGAGATCTCTAACCTGATCATGGACGCAGCGGAGGCTGCGCAGCACGCCCTGCCGATGGAGGTGGACAACTATCATGCGCTGTATCCGCTGGAGCCGCCGGCACAGCCGATGCACGCCAAGCTCACGCTTCCCGCCAGCACTTATAGGGCCACGCACAATACGACGGGCTACAAGTACTGTCTGCGGAGGTTACATG GTTTCCGCCTGCAGTCGACCAAGTGCATGACGCTGGTGGAGATGTGGAAGAAGCTGCAGCACACGAATGTGGTACAATTGCGTGAGGTGTTCACGACGAAAGCATTTGGTGATAACT CTTTAGTATTAGTGTACGACTATTATCCCGGCTCACAAACATTACTGGCCAAATACTTCACACCGGCGCCAGAGACCAACGGGTACACTGATCCATTCCAAGGCGAGGCCCGCCCCTTCAG TCATAAGAGCAACATGCAGCGAACGAGCAATGGACCCCTGCTGCCGGAGGCCACCATTTGGTCCATCATCATGCAGCTGACCGCTGGATTAAAGGCCATCCACCATGCCGGTCTGGCTTGCAA GGTTCTGGATCCCACAAAGATCATAGTGACGGGCAAGCGGGTACGGTTTAGCTCCTGCTGCATCTCGGACATAACGCAATTCGATCCGAATGCGGCCAATCCCTTGGCACTGGTTAATATGCATCAGCag GACGATCTGACCGCTCTGGGTCGCTTAGTATTAGCTTTGGCCTGTCGCTGCCTTCAATCCGTGCAACGCGACAACGTCCAGTCGAGCATCGATATGGTCACGCGAAACTACTCCACCGATCTGCGAAACTTTATAGT TTACCTCTTCACCACGAATAACCGTCGCTCGGTGACCGATCTGATGCCCATGATTGGTGCCCGCTTCTACACCCAACTGGATGCCCTGCAGAGCCAAATTGATATGCAGGAGGATGAGCTGGCCAAGGAGATGGAAAACGGTCGGCTATATCGCATTTTGGTCAAACTAAACAGCATCAACGAGCGACCCGA CTTCAATTTGGACTGCACTTGGTCCGAGACTGGTGATAGATACATGTTGAAATTATTCCGTGATTATTTGTTCCATTCCGTCACTGAGGATGGCCGGCCCTGGCTAGATCACGCACACATTGTACAATGCCTCAACAAGCTGGATGCTGGCTCCATAGAGCGC GTGCAACTGATGTCCCGCGACGAGCAATCGGTACTCATCGTCTCCTATGCTGAACTCAAGAATTGTCTGGAGAACGCCTTCTCCGAACTGATGTCAAGTGCGGCCAACTGA